A genomic region of Oncorhynchus mykiss isolate Arlee chromosome 16, USDA_OmykA_1.1, whole genome shotgun sequence contains the following coding sequences:
- the LOC110492863 gene encoding progestin and adipoQ receptor family member 4-like isoform X1 has protein sequence MACLHGPRLLNLEKTPPHLQFNDLILTGYRPISTFQGCIRSLFYLHNEFGNIYTHGIPFFCFLVLLPLNIPWSEVEQTWMCVFHYLACLSPTVGSVLYHTFMNHEGGEPIYDTLLSLDMVGVCLVNTLGCLPIIYITLMCYPGTCILALLSYSLISAWGILCATTARSNYGRLRAFIWQALFRVLLFLFRWLGDGVGSPASLRLFFTMDMLAIMGGLVNLSRVPERFSPGLFDYWCNSHQIMHVLVICSIIYMHWGMLEDLAWIKTFQCPVLE, from the exons ATGGCTTGCTTACATGGACCACGACTACTGAATTTGGAGAAAACCCCTCCTCATCTTCAGTTCAATGACTTGATCCTGACAGGCTACCGGCCAATTTCAACCTTTCAGGGGTGCATCAGAAGCTTGTTCTACTTGCACAATGAATTTGGTAACATTTATACCCATG gaATCCCATTCTTCTGTTTCCTTGTGCTGCTGCCACTTAACATCCCCTGGTCCGAGGTGGAGCAAACGTGGATGTGTGTGTTCCACTACCTTGCCTGCCTGTCCCCCACCGTGGGCTCAGTGCTTTACCACACCTTCATGAACCATGAGGGCGGGGAGCCCATCTACGACACACTCCTTTCCCTTGACATGGTCGGAGTCTGCCTGGTCAACACCTTGG GATGCCTGCCCATCATCTATATCACCCTGATGTGCTACCCTGGCACTTGCATCCTGGCCCTCCTGTCCTACAGCCTAATCTCAGCCTGGGGCATCCTCTGTGCCACCACAGCGCGTAGCAACTATGGGCGCCTTCGCGCTTTCATCTGGCAGGCCCTCTTCCGTgtgctcctcttcctgttccgtTGGCTGGGCGACGGTGTAGGCAGCCCAGCTTCGCTGCGCCTCTTCTTCACCATGGACATGCTGGCTATCATGGGTGGCCTGGTGAACCTTAGCCGGGTGCCCGAGCGTTTTAGCCCAGGCCTCTTCGACTACTGGTGCAACAGCCACCAGATAATGCATGTGCTGGTGATCTGCTCCATTATCTACATGCACTGGGGGATGCTGGAGGATTTAGCCTGGATTAAGACGTTCCAGTGTCCGGTGTTGGAGTGA
- the pelo gene encoding protein pelota homolog isoform X1, which produces MKLLHKDIEKDNAGQVTLMPEEAEDMWHTYNLLQIGDSLMASTIRKVQTESSTGSVGSSRVRTTLCLCVDTIDFDSQACQLRVKGTNIQENQYVKMGAYHTIELELNRKFTLAKKIWDSVVLDRIEQACDPTQKADVAAVVMQEGLANLVLVTPAMTLLRAKVEVTIPRKRRGSCTQHEKALDRFYEAVMQGILRHINFDVVKCILVASPGFVKDQFMSYLFREAVRQDSKILLENRPKFMLVHSSSGHKYSLKEILCDPAVTARLSDTKAAGEVKALEDFYKMLKHEPDRAFYGLAHVEKASEALAIDILLISDKLFRHQDVATRSRYVRLVDNVRDNGGTVRIFSSLHVSGEQLTQLSGVAAILRFPIADLSEPEDDSSSDEE; this is translated from the exons ATGAAGTTGCTTCATAAAGATATCGAAAAAGACAATGCCGG tcAGGTGACACTGATGCCGGAAGAGGCAGAGGACATGTGGCACACTTACAACTTACTGCAGATCGGTGACAGTCTTATGGCCTCCACTATTAG AAAGGTGCAGACTGAGTCATCCACGGGCAGCGTGGGGAGCTCGAGAGTGCGCAccaccctgtgtttgtgtgtggatacTATTGACTTTGACTCACAGGCCTGCCAGCTGAGGGTGAAGGGAACCAACATCCAAGAGAATCAATATGTGAAG ATGGGGGCTTACCACACCATTGAGTTGGAGCTAAACAGGAAGTTCACACTTGCCAAAAAGATCTGGGATAGTGTCGTCCTCGATAGGATCG AGCAGGCGTGTGACCCCACCCAGAAGGCAGACGTAGCGGCCGTGGTGATGCAGGAGGGTCTGGCCAACCTGGTGCTGGTGACCCCTGCTATGACCCTACTAAGGGCCAAGGTGGAGGTGACCATTCCTCGCAAGAGGAGAGGCAGCTGCACCCAGCACGAGAAG GCCCTGGATAGGTTCTATGAGGCAGTGATGCAGGGGATCCTCAGACATATCAACTTTGACG TGGTGAAGTGTATACTCGTGGCCAGTCCAGGGTTTGTGAAGGACCAGTTCATGTCCTACCTCTTCAGAGAAGCAGTCCGACAAGACTCCAAGATTCTGCTGGAGAATAGGCCCAAGTTTATGTTAGTCCATTCCTCCTCGGGACACAAATACTCCCTAAAAG AGATTCTATGCGATCCAGCTGTCACGGCTAGATTGTCTGATACCAAG GCAGCAGGGGAGGTGAAAGCCCTGGAGGACTTCTACAAGATGCTAAAACATGAGCCCGACAGAGCCTTctatgg GTTGGCTCACGTGGAGAAAGCTTCCGAAGCACTGGCTATTGACATCTTGTTGATTAGCGATAAGCTCTTCAG GCACCAGGATGTGGCCACACGGAGTAGATACGTACGGCTGGTGGACAACGTGAGAGACAATGGTGGAACCGTGAG AATATTTTCAAGCCTTCATGTATCTGGAGAAC AGTTGACCCAGCTCAGTGGAGTGGCGGCCATCTTGCGTTTCCCCATCGCTGATCTATCGGAACCTGAGGATGACAGCAGCTCTGATGAAGAATAA
- the LOC110492863 gene encoding progestin and adipoQ receptor family member 4-like isoform X2 — MACLHGPRLLNLEKTPPHLQFNDLILTGYRPISTFQGCIRSLFYLHNEFGNIYTHGNVLYHTFMNHEGGEPIYDTLLSLDMVGVCLVNTLGCLPIIYITLMCYPGTCILALLSYSLISAWGILCATTARSNYGRLRAFIWQALFRVLLFLFRWLGDGVGSPASLRLFFTMDMLAIMGGLVNLSRVPERFSPGLFDYWCNSHQIMHVLVICSIIYMHWGMLEDLAWIKTFQCPVLE, encoded by the exons ATGGCTTGCTTACATGGACCACGACTACTGAATTTGGAGAAAACCCCTCCTCATCTTCAGTTCAATGACTTGATCCTGACAGGCTACCGGCCAATTTCAACCTTTCAGGGGTGCATCAGAAGCTTGTTCTACTTGCACAATGAATTTGGTAACATTTATACCCATGGTAA TG TGCTTTACCACACCTTCATGAACCATGAGGGCGGGGAGCCCATCTACGACACACTCCTTTCCCTTGACATGGTCGGAGTCTGCCTGGTCAACACCTTGG GATGCCTGCCCATCATCTATATCACCCTGATGTGCTACCCTGGCACTTGCATCCTGGCCCTCCTGTCCTACAGCCTAATCTCAGCCTGGGGCATCCTCTGTGCCACCACAGCGCGTAGCAACTATGGGCGCCTTCGCGCTTTCATCTGGCAGGCCCTCTTCCGTgtgctcctcttcctgttccgtTGGCTGGGCGACGGTGTAGGCAGCCCAGCTTCGCTGCGCCTCTTCTTCACCATGGACATGCTGGCTATCATGGGTGGCCTGGTGAACCTTAGCCGGGTGCCCGAGCGTTTTAGCCCAGGCCTCTTCGACTACTGGTGCAACAGCCACCAGATAATGCATGTGCTGGTGATCTGCTCCATTATCTACATGCACTGGGGGATGCTGGAGGATTTAGCCTGGATTAAGACGTTCCAGTGTCCGGTGTTGGAGTGA
- the pelo gene encoding protein pelota homolog isoform X2 — translation MPEEAEDMWHTYNLLQIGDSLMASTIRKVQTESSTGSVGSSRVRTTLCLCVDTIDFDSQACQLRVKGTNIQENQYVKMGAYHTIELELNRKFTLAKKIWDSVVLDRIEQACDPTQKADVAAVVMQEGLANLVLVTPAMTLLRAKVEVTIPRKRRGSCTQHEKALDRFYEAVMQGILRHINFDVVKCILVASPGFVKDQFMSYLFREAVRQDSKILLENRPKFMLVHSSSGHKYSLKEILCDPAVTARLSDTKAAGEVKALEDFYKMLKHEPDRAFYGLAHVEKASEALAIDILLISDKLFRHQDVATRSRYVRLVDNVRDNGGTVRIFSSLHVSGEQLTQLSGVAAILRFPIADLSEPEDDSSSDEE, via the exons ATGCCGGAAGAGGCAGAGGACATGTGGCACACTTACAACTTACTGCAGATCGGTGACAGTCTTATGGCCTCCACTATTAG AAAGGTGCAGACTGAGTCATCCACGGGCAGCGTGGGGAGCTCGAGAGTGCGCAccaccctgtgtttgtgtgtggatacTATTGACTTTGACTCACAGGCCTGCCAGCTGAGGGTGAAGGGAACCAACATCCAAGAGAATCAATATGTGAAG ATGGGGGCTTACCACACCATTGAGTTGGAGCTAAACAGGAAGTTCACACTTGCCAAAAAGATCTGGGATAGTGTCGTCCTCGATAGGATCG AGCAGGCGTGTGACCCCACCCAGAAGGCAGACGTAGCGGCCGTGGTGATGCAGGAGGGTCTGGCCAACCTGGTGCTGGTGACCCCTGCTATGACCCTACTAAGGGCCAAGGTGGAGGTGACCATTCCTCGCAAGAGGAGAGGCAGCTGCACCCAGCACGAGAAG GCCCTGGATAGGTTCTATGAGGCAGTGATGCAGGGGATCCTCAGACATATCAACTTTGACG TGGTGAAGTGTATACTCGTGGCCAGTCCAGGGTTTGTGAAGGACCAGTTCATGTCCTACCTCTTCAGAGAAGCAGTCCGACAAGACTCCAAGATTCTGCTGGAGAATAGGCCCAAGTTTATGTTAGTCCATTCCTCCTCGGGACACAAATACTCCCTAAAAG AGATTCTATGCGATCCAGCTGTCACGGCTAGATTGTCTGATACCAAG GCAGCAGGGGAGGTGAAAGCCCTGGAGGACTTCTACAAGATGCTAAAACATGAGCCCGACAGAGCCTTctatgg GTTGGCTCACGTGGAGAAAGCTTCCGAAGCACTGGCTATTGACATCTTGTTGATTAGCGATAAGCTCTTCAG GCACCAGGATGTGGCCACACGGAGTAGATACGTACGGCTGGTGGACAACGTGAGAGACAATGGTGGAACCGTGAG AATATTTTCAAGCCTTCATGTATCTGGAGAAC AGTTGACCCAGCTCAGTGGAGTGGCGGCCATCTTGCGTTTCCCCATCGCTGATCTATCGGAACCTGAGGATGACAGCAGCTCTGATGAAGAATAA
- the LOC110492863 gene encoding progestin and adipoQ receptor family member 4-like isoform X3: MACLHGPRLLNLEKTPPHLQFNDLILTGYRPISTFQGCIRSLFYLHNEFGNIYTHGCLPIIYITLMCYPGTCILALLSYSLISAWGILCATTARSNYGRLRAFIWQALFRVLLFLFRWLGDGVGSPASLRLFFTMDMLAIMGGLVNLSRVPERFSPGLFDYWCNSHQIMHVLVICSIIYMHWGMLEDLAWIKTFQCPVLE, translated from the exons ATGGCTTGCTTACATGGACCACGACTACTGAATTTGGAGAAAACCCCTCCTCATCTTCAGTTCAATGACTTGATCCTGACAGGCTACCGGCCAATTTCAACCTTTCAGGGGTGCATCAGAAGCTTGTTCTACTTGCACAATGAATTTGGTAACATTTATACCCATG GATGCCTGCCCATCATCTATATCACCCTGATGTGCTACCCTGGCACTTGCATCCTGGCCCTCCTGTCCTACAGCCTAATCTCAGCCTGGGGCATCCTCTGTGCCACCACAGCGCGTAGCAACTATGGGCGCCTTCGCGCTTTCATCTGGCAGGCCCTCTTCCGTgtgctcctcttcctgttccgtTGGCTGGGCGACGGTGTAGGCAGCCCAGCTTCGCTGCGCCTCTTCTTCACCATGGACATGCTGGCTATCATGGGTGGCCTGGTGAACCTTAGCCGGGTGCCCGAGCGTTTTAGCCCAGGCCTCTTCGACTACTGGTGCAACAGCCACCAGATAATGCATGTGCTGGTGATCTGCTCCATTATCTACATGCACTGGGGGATGCTGGAGGATTTAGCCTGGATTAAGACGTTCCAGTGTCCGGTGTTGGAGTGA